In [Leptolyngbya] sp. PCC 7376, a genomic segment contains:
- a CDS encoding SdrD B-like domain-containing protein translates to MSGTFDINSLASALPTSVNFNLGAGFATSDADSWFDVQIADEEQAGFLRGLILDGYCIDGDLEIDQDTDLSDGTIDSTVYTAKVYSSYDIAAMDAEDASGTDGEIDYIDNPDNLDSVNWLINQDFDPADFGSPSFDIFNFVQLAIWQLVDGRIPANRQAFYDLYQTEVDQMVNLALTNGEGFVPTEFGQKVAVVIVPDVDGEAPVVANAQTIIAAVEISRLGDRVWEDLDADGVQDVGEQGIEGATVNLLTDLDGDGVIEDNEIIDSTTTDENGNYHFDVIAGDYKVQFETPDGFDMSSPVDQGGDDASDSDAGVSGVTDTVSLAPGENNPTIDAGFFKTASLGDKVFVDRDRDGIQDAGEEGVEGVTVTLTGGGADGVIGTADDTTDTTTTDANGEYLFDGLNPGEEYKVTFDASTATNASDFDGFTDADQGGNDALDSDADPTTGMTQIVTLAPGEFNDTLDAGLVEKTASLGDKVFVDRDRDGIQDAGEEGVEGVTVTLTGGGADGVIGTADDTTDTTTTDANGEYLFDGLNPGEEYKVTFDASTATNASDFDGFTDADQGGNDALDSDADPTTGMTQIVTLAPGEFNDTLDAGLVEKTASLGDKVFVDRDRDGIQDAGEEGVEGVTVTLTGGGADGVIGTADDTTDTTTTDANGEYLFDGLNPGEEYKVTFDASTATNASDFDGFTDADQGGNDALDSDADPTTGMTQIVTLAPGEFNDTLDAGLVEKTASLGDKVFVDRDRDGIQDAGEEGVEGVTVTLTGGGADGVIGTADDTTDTTTTDANGEYLFDGLNPGEEYKVTFDASTATNASDFDGFTDADQGGNDALDSDADPTTGMTQIVTLAPGEFNDTLDAGLVEKTASLGDKVFVDRDRDGIQDAGEEGVEGVTVTLTGGGADGVIGTADDTTDTTTTDANGEYLFDGLNPGEEYKVTFDASTAVNADDFLGFTAANQGGDDALDSDADPTTGMTQVVTLAPGEFNPTLDAGLIEKDPGIDIEKFVNGEDADTAAEAVEIAAGADAVFTYDVTNTGNVAFAGADVVVTDDNGTAGDTSDDFNPDQILSGGFNVGDVNQNNFLDAGETWKYTKTIAAQDLSTGATVNNVIDFDNDGTGHALAAGTVIDTEYSDLGVTISATGGSDQAMIFDSANPTGGDGDLATATEGNILIISEDGDSSDPDDEAHGGELIFKFDSAVDINSISFVDIEESGGKVFAYDSNGNLIDTTNIPAPGDGSLQTLNIDNSGVSKIVVDLVGSGAISGLDFDSFEDGPGLYTNIGKVTVNGLEDDDPANYVNPEPQDPGISIEKFTNGIDVTDLSDLPEIAAGTAVTFTYLVDNTGDVAFAAADVVVTDDNGTAGDTSDDFTATYVSGDDNNNGFLDTDETWLYTSEVQVAQDLSVVTTSKDVTFDFTGSSTSTGSSYGNIRTFNKDGVVVDVSAFSRDTNGVWRDGFLGKYSHGLGVTNSDGDGSHAVENQGWLDVILFEFNQDVVVDKAFLDYVGHDSDITIWIGDRDGADISELSDSLLDSFTKENNNGGSSDRWANFNGDGISGDTLILTPSTKDPHDLDDLFKLKKLNVDVAGETTIGDYINTATVTAGDVSDSDDSGYTNPEFNPEPGIEIEKFTNGMDVDFNNLPEIAAGSDVTFTYQVTNTGNVSFAKNDVVVTDDNGTAGDTSDDFTADYVSGDVNSNNLLDAGETWLYTSETEAAQDLSVVTASNDVTFHLTGNSYTTGHVGNTRSYSSEGVDVDVSAFSYSNHYGWEDAYLGAYGGGLGVTNLDESGSGHRVSNNNNIDYVVFEFDQSVVVDEAYLAYVYGDSDISIWIGDRNGDITYSNLASTLNSFGREDNWGGSSDRWADFNSAQESGDTVIISAKVGGSNDRFKLKKLNVDVAGETVIGDYINTATVTAGDVSDSDQSGYTNPEPTIDPIHYEVGDMHLCNYKEKHINGYDIIQLTSSHGYATQTFDGLTGTYDIIVGYFDENDGQTSASVSIDGHVEASWVWNQNLGSSYVSDHNQAQYVLNDVHLGTGDVIKLAADKDGGEFGRFDYVKVVASDTISAAEAGVQNDLIIV, encoded by the coding sequence ATGTCCGGAACATTCGATATCAACTCACTTGCTTCAGCTCTGCCAACAAGTGTGAACTTCAATCTAGGCGCAGGTTTTGCCACTTCTGATGCAGATAGTTGGTTTGACGTTCAGATCGCTGACGAAGAACAAGCTGGCTTTTTGCGCGGTTTGATTTTGGATGGATATTGTATTGATGGCGATTTAGAGATTGACCAAGATACAGATCTTAGTGACGGTACTATCGATAGTACTGTCTACACCGCGAAAGTTTATTCTAGCTATGACATTGCTGCCATGGATGCTGAGGATGCTTCCGGCACTGATGGCGAAATTGATTACATTGACAATCCAGACAATCTTGATTCCGTAAACTGGCTAATTAATCAAGATTTTGACCCAGCTGATTTTGGTAGTCCAAGCTTTGATATTTTCAATTTCGTTCAATTAGCCATTTGGCAGCTAGTTGATGGTCGCATACCAGCTAACAGGCAAGCTTTTTATGACCTCTATCAGACTGAGGTTGATCAGATGGTCAATCTTGCTCTAACTAATGGAGAAGGTTTTGTCCCCACTGAGTTTGGTCAAAAGGTTGCTGTTGTAATTGTTCCTGATGTCGATGGCGAAGCTCCTGTTGTTGCGAATGCTCAAACTATCATTGCTGCTGTTGAGATTTCTCGGTTAGGTGATCGTGTTTGGGAAGATTTAGATGCAGATGGCGTTCAAGACGTAGGTGAGCAAGGCATTGAAGGTGCAACAGTAAATCTTCTTACAGACTTAGATGGTGATGGCGTTATTGAAGATAACGAAATTATCGACTCCACAACCACAGACGAGAACGGTAATTATCACTTTGATGTAATTGCGGGTGACTACAAAGTCCAATTTGAAACTCCCGATGGCTTTGATATGTCGAGCCCTGTCGACCAAGGTGGTGATGATGCTTCTGATTCTGATGCAGGCGTGAGTGGTGTTACAGATACTGTTTCCCTTGCTCCTGGTGAAAACAACCCCACAATTGATGCTGGATTCTTCAAGACAGCGAGTCTAGGCGACAAAGTATTTGTTGATAGAGACCGCGATGGCATCCAAGATGCTGGAGAAGAAGGCGTTGAGGGCGTAACAGTAACGCTGACTGGTGGTGGTGCAGACGGTGTAATCGGCACAGCGGATGACACAACTGACACAACAACAACAGATGCAAATGGTGAGTATCTCTTCGATGGTCTCAATCCTGGCGAAGAGTACAAGGTGACCTTTGATGCATCCACTGCAACAAATGCAAGTGACTTCGATGGATTCACCGATGCCGACCAGGGTGGAAATGATGCATTAGATAGTGATGCCGACCCCACAACTGGAATGACTCAGATTGTCACCCTTGCTCCTGGTGAGTTTAACGACACATTGGATGCAGGTTTAGTAGAGAAGACAGCGAGTCTAGGCGACAAAGTATTTGTTGATAGAGACCGCGATGGCATCCAAGATGCTGGAGAAGAAGGCGTTGAGGGCGTAACAGTAACGCTGACTGGTGGTGGTGCAGACGGTGTAATCGGCACAGCGGATGACACAACTGACACAACAACAACAGATGCAAATGGTGAGTATCTCTTCGATGGTCTCAACCCTGGCGAAGAGTACAAGGTGACCTTTGATGCATCCACTGCAACAAATGCAAGTGACTTCGATGGATTCACCGATGCCGACCAGGGTGGAAATGATGCATTAGATAGTGATGCCGACCCCACAACTGGAATGACTCAGATTGTCACCCTTGCTCCTGGTGAGTTTAACGACACATTGGATGCAGGTTTAGTAGAGAAGACAGCGAGTCTAGGCGACAAAGTATTTGTTGATAGAGACCGCGATGGCATCCAAGATGCTGGAGAAGAAGGCGTTGAAGGCGTAACAGTAACGCTGACTGGTGGTGGTGCAGACGGTGTAATCGGCACAGCGGATGACACAACTGACACAACAACAACAGATGCAAATGGTGAGTATCTCTTCGATGGTCTCAACCCTGGCGAAGAGTACAAGGTGACCTTTGATGCATCCACTGCAACAAATGCAAGTGACTTCGATGGATTCACCGATGCCGACCAGGGTGGAAATGATGCATTAGATAGTGATGCCGACCCCACAACTGGAATGACTCAGATTGTCACCCTTGCTCCTGGTGAGTTTAACGACACATTGGATGCAGGTTTAGTAGAGAAGACAGCGAGTCTAGGCGACAAAGTATTTGTTGATAGAGACCGCGATGGCATCCAAGATGCTGGAGAAGAAGGAGTTGAAGGCGTAACAGTAACTCTGACTGGTGGTGGTGCAGACGGTGTAATCGGCACAGCGGATGACACAACTGACACAACAACAACAGATGCAAATGGTGAGTATCTCTTCGATGGTCTCAACCCTGGCGAAGAGTACAAGGTGACCTTTGATGCATCCACTGCAACAAATGCAAGTGACTTCGATGGATTCACCGATGCCGACCAGGGTGGAAATGATGCATTAGATAGTGATGCCGACCCCACAACTGGAATGACTCAGATTGTCACCCTTGCTCCTGGTGAGTTTAACGACACATTGGATGCAGGTTTAGTAGAGAAGACAGCGAGTCTAGGCGACAAAGTATTTGTTGATAGAGACCGCGATGGCATCCAAGATGCTGGAGAAGAAGGAGTTGAAGGCGTAACAGTAACTCTGACTGGTGGTGGTGCAGACGGTGTAATCGGCACAGCGGATGACACAACTGACACAACAACAACAGATGCAAATGGTGAGTATCTCTTCGATGGTCTCAACCCTGGTGAAGAATATAAGGTAACCTTTGATGCTTCTACAGCGGTTAACGCTGATGACTTCCTAGGTTTCACTGCAGCAAACCAAGGTGGTGATGATGCATTAGATTCTGATGCTGACCCCACAACTGGAATGACTCAGGTTGTGACCTTGGCTCCCGGTGAGTTTAATCCCACTCTTGACGCTGGCCTCATTGAAAAAGACCCTGGCATTGACATTGAGAAGTTTGTTAATGGCGAAGATGCTGACACTGCAGCGGAGGCGGTTGAGATTGCAGCTGGTGCGGATGCAGTCTTCACTTATGACGTAACCAACACTGGTAATGTCGCTTTCGCCGGCGCTGATGTTGTTGTGACTGATGACAACGGTACTGCTGGTGACACTAGCGATGACTTCAACCCTGATCAGATTCTCTCTGGTGGATTTAATGTTGGTGATGTTAACCAGAACAACTTCCTTGATGCTGGTGAGACTTGGAAATATACCAAGACTATTGCTGCTCAAGACTTGAGTACTGGTGCAACAGTTAACAATGTTATTGACTTTGACAATGATGGTACAGGTCATGCACTTGCTGCTGGAACAGTCATTGATACTGAGTACTCAGATTTAGGTGTTACTATCTCGGCGACTGGTGGTTCTGACCAAGCGATGATCTTCGATAGTGCTAACCCCACTGGTGGTGATGGTGATCTTGCTACTGCAACTGAAGGTAATATCCTCATCATCTCTGAAGACGGTGATTCTTCTGACCCTGATGACGAAGCGCATGGTGGCGAGCTTATTTTCAAGTTTGATTCTGCAGTTGATATTAATAGCATTAGCTTTGTTGACATCGAAGAGTCCGGCGGTAAGGTCTTCGCTTATGACAGCAACGGCAATCTAATTGATACAACTAACATTCCTGCTCCTGGTGATGGCAGTCTTCAAACGCTAAATATTGACAACAGTGGTGTTTCGAAGATTGTTGTTGATCTTGTTGGCAGCGGTGCGATTTCTGGCCTTGACTTCGATAGCTTTGAAGATGGTCCTGGTCTCTACACCAACATCGGTAAGGTTACTGTTAATGGCTTAGAGGATGATGACCCTGCTAACTACGTTAATCCTGAGCCTCAAGATCCAGGTATTTCGATTGAGAAGTTTACTAACGGTATTGACGTCACTGACCTAAGCGACTTGCCTGAGATTGCAGCAGGTACTGCGGTTACCTTTACTTACCTAGTAGACAACACCGGTGATGTGGCTTTTGCGGCAGCCGATGTTGTAGTTACTGATGACAACGGTACTGCCGGTGACACAAGTGATGATTTCACTGCGACTTATGTGAGTGGTGATGATAACAACAATGGTTTCTTGGATACCGATGAAACTTGGCTCTACACTTCTGAAGTGCAAGTTGCCCAGGATTTGAGCGTGGTGACTACATCTAAAGATGTCACTTTCGATTTCACTGGTTCTTCCACTTCGACAGGCTCTTCTTACGGCAATATTCGTACATTCAATAAGGATGGCGTAGTTGTTGATGTGAGTGCCTTTAGCCGTGACACCAATGGTGTTTGGAGAGATGGTTTCCTCGGCAAATATAGCCATGGTTTAGGTGTTACTAACAGTGATGGCGATGGCTCCCATGCGGTTGAAAATCAAGGTTGGTTAGATGTCATCCTCTTTGAATTCAATCAAGATGTTGTTGTCGACAAGGCTTTCCTCGATTACGTTGGTCACGATAGTGATATCACTATCTGGATCGGCGATCGCGATGGAGCAGATATCTCTGAACTAAGCGATAGTCTCCTGGATAGCTTCACTAAGGAAAATAACAACGGTGGTAGCAGTGATCGCTGGGCGAACTTCAATGGCGACGGTATCTCTGGCGATACGTTAATCCTTACTCCAAGCACTAAAGACCCTCATGACCTTGATGACCTGTTTAAGCTGAAGAAGCTGAATGTCGATGTTGCTGGTGAAACAACCATTGGTGACTACATCAACACAGCAACTGTTACTGCTGGTGATGTTAGTGATAGTGATGATAGTGGTTATACCAACCCTGAATTCAATCCTGAGCCTGGTATCGAGATTGAGAAATTCACCAATGGCATGGATGTTGATTTCAATAACCTTCCTGAAATTGCGGCTGGTTCTGATGTGACATTCACTTACCAAGTAACTAACACTGGTAATGTGTCATTCGCGAAGAACGATGTAGTTGTGACCGATGACAATGGTACCGCTGGTGACACTAGCGATGACTTCACTGCGGATTATGTGAGTGGTGATGTGAACAGCAACAACCTCCTCGATGCAGGTGAGACTTGGCTCTACACTTCTGAGACCGAAGCCGCTCAAGACTTGAGTGTTGTCACTGCATCTAACGATGTCACTTTCCATCTCACGGGCAATAGCTACACGACTGGTCATGTGGGTAATACCCGCTCTTACAGCTCTGAAGGCGTTGACGTTGATGTGAGTGCATTCAGCTATAGCAATCACTATGGTTGGGAAGATGCTTACCTCGGTGCTTATGGTGGCGGTTTAGGTGTCACTAATCTCGATGAGTCTGGTTCGGGCCATCGTGTCAGCAATAACAACAATATTGACTATGTGGTCTTTGAATTTGACCAGAGTGTTGTGGTTGATGAAGCGTATCTCGCTTATGTCTATGGTGATAGTGACATCTCTATCTGGATTGGCGATCGCAATGGTGACATCACTTACTCTAACCTTGCCTCTACTCTCAATAGCTTCGGCCGTGAAGATAACTGGGGCGGTTCTTCTGACCGCTGGGCTGACTTTAACAGCGCTCAGGAATCAGGTGACACTGTCATCATCTCAGCGAAAGTTGGTGGTAGCAACGATCGATTTAAGCTTAAGAAATTGAATGTTGATGTTGCTGGTGAAACAGTGATTGGTGACTACATTAATACTGCAACTGTTACTGCTGGTGACGTTAGCGATAGCGATCAGAGTGGGTACACAAATCCTGAGCCTACTATCGATCCCATTCACTATGAAGTTGGCGATATGCATCTCTGCAACTACAAAGAGAAGCACATCAATGGCTATGACATCATTCAGCTCACTTCTTCCCATGGTTATGCGACTCAAACCTTTGATGGTTTAACTGGCACTTACGACATTATCGTCGGCTACTTCGATGAAAATGATGGTCAGACTAGTGCTTCTGTTTCCATTGATGGTCATGTTGAGGCGTCTTGGGTTTGGAATCAAAATCTTGGTTCGAGCTACGTTTCTGACCATAACCAAGCGCAGTATGTTCTCAACGATGTACATCTCGGCACTGGTGATGTGATTAAGCTTGCTGCTGATAAGGATGGCGGTGAATTTGGTCGCTTCGACTACGTGAAGGTTGTTGCTTCTGACACAATCTCTGCTGCTGAAGCTGGTGTTCAAAATGATCTAATCATTGTTTAG
- a CDS encoding phosphoglycerate kinase, which yields MAKKTVANLTQSDLEGKKVFVRVDFNVPLTDSGVITDDTRIRAALPTIKYLTEKGAKVVLGSHMGRPKGEVNESMRLTPVAARLSELLGTDVVKCDDCIGDAVSAAVSGLGNGQVALLENLRFNPGEEKNDPEFAKALAANADIYVNDAFGTAHRAHGSTEGVTHHVGTSVAGLLIEKELKFLKGAIEAPKRPLVAIVGGSKVSSKIGVIETLLEKCDKLLIGGGMIFTFYKAQGLSVGSSLVEEDKVDLAKSLLEKADGKILLPTDVVIADNFAPDANAKTVSVQEIPDGWMGLDIGADSVKVFQDALNSCGTAIWNGPMGVFEFDKFAVGTEAIANSLAGLTATGTVTIIGGGDSVAAVEKVGVAEKMSHISTGGGASLELLEGKELPGIVALDEA from the coding sequence GTGGCTAAGAAAACTGTTGCAAATCTCACTCAAAGTGATTTGGAAGGAAAGAAGGTTTTTGTACGGGTAGACTTCAACGTTCCCCTAACTGATAGCGGCGTGATTACCGATGACACTCGGATCCGTGCAGCATTGCCTACTATTAAATACCTCACAGAGAAAGGTGCGAAGGTTGTCCTCGGCAGCCACATGGGTCGTCCAAAGGGTGAAGTGAATGAATCCATGCGCTTAACACCCGTTGCAGCGCGTCTATCCGAGCTTCTCGGTACAGATGTTGTGAAGTGTGATGATTGCATCGGTGATGCAGTGTCTGCTGCTGTTTCTGGTTTAGGTAATGGCCAAGTTGCTCTCCTCGAAAACCTCCGTTTTAACCCCGGTGAAGAGAAGAATGATCCTGAGTTTGCAAAAGCACTTGCTGCTAATGCAGACATTTATGTAAACGATGCATTCGGTACAGCTCACCGTGCTCATGGTTCTACCGAAGGCGTAACGCACCATGTTGGTACTTCCGTTGCTGGTCTGCTCATTGAGAAAGAACTGAAGTTCCTCAAGGGTGCGATTGAAGCACCTAAGCGTCCTTTGGTTGCAATTGTTGGCGGCTCTAAGGTTTCCAGCAAAATCGGCGTAATTGAGACGCTTCTTGAAAAGTGTGACAAGCTCCTCATCGGCGGTGGCATGATCTTCACTTTCTATAAGGCTCAAGGTCTTTCTGTTGGTTCTTCTCTCGTGGAAGAGGACAAGGTTGACCTCGCAAAGTCTTTGTTAGAAAAGGCAGATGGCAAAATTCTTCTTCCCACTGACGTTGTTATTGCTGATAACTTCGCGCCTGATGCGAATGCTAAGACTGTTAGTGTTCAGGAAATTCCTGATGGCTGGATGGGTCTAGACATTGGTGCTGATTCCGTTAAGGTTTTCCAAGATGCACTCAATAGCTGTGGCACTGCAATCTGGAATGGCCCTATGGGTGTATTCGAGTTTGATAAGTTTGCTGTCGGTACTGAGGCGATCGCCAACTCCCTTGCTGGTCTTACTGCCACTGGCACAGTAACAATCATCGGTGGTGGTGATTCTGTTGCAGCAGTTGAGAAAGTTGGTGTTGCTGAGAAGATGAGCCATATCTCCACTGGTGGTGGTGCTAGTCTCGAACTTCTCGAAGGCAAAGAACTTCCTGGTATCGTTGCTCTTGATGAAGCTTAA
- a CDS encoding BON domain-containing protein, whose amino-acid sequence MPESNQQDNGDRLDFDILRNAILGEQISEYETKISDLEEQISGVREEMRAQGNEVQSAIEKKIDEILQVIQVAPPQAKETPVSPPNQIPAPTPAQNKPQPVPVAPKFVEQTPPSPAPTPIQNKPQPVPVAPKFVEPTPPSPAPIPQPKASPTPQPPNTPPSVTPPKLDLTPPKVVTPEPTSPKVTTPELTSPEPELPKEPTDTSASVDFFSTQINGILNNQAAPKPETKQEQPTPEPTNTNATINAFAAQINSILTNQVSVETPTNQEQPIEVMASPIPDVIELPSPPPQTTPVTTPQPSAYSAPQTQSSERQQHQHVVPDDRAAQIQQFRDLMWNEEVLRLRQTNAQLDRQLLQIDQYIASSQQPLDELLPLMTDLVQLKIQEAKSVPESVEPVIVQSSNSSESPRPISKPRRFPWRGLLVGLFVLSLIPIGLYGYWLRRIYLFEQEVAIALQTTPELALYRLTPDISPDIRDKTLYLTGRLPRQELSDQAAAIARQTLPDFELSNNILVIEEPLDKAQRQAEIEKILTPLNSVNGIQVDAQLDGDRVTLAGTVLQADDITTIIEAVEQINGIEQITNNIQVETQPISTRVYFDQNSAVVKPRDIDQKLLLVKQYLARYPNINLRIIGYQHPTEYTADVALKRVQAVQLLLEDKGIDRRRIIAFGVKQPPPDITSDDPIWLSRTVIFDIARDTSNAGNP is encoded by the coding sequence ATGCCTGAATCAAACCAGCAGGATAATGGCGATCGCCTCGATTTCGATATTCTTCGCAATGCGATTTTGGGAGAACAAATTTCTGAATATGAAACGAAAATTAGTGATTTAGAAGAACAGATTAGTGGCGTACGAGAAGAGATGCGTGCCCAGGGTAACGAAGTTCAAAGTGCGATCGAAAAGAAAATTGATGAGATCCTACAGGTGATTCAAGTCGCCCCACCCCAAGCGAAAGAAACACCCGTCTCTCCTCCTAACCAAATCCCAGCGCCAACTCCAGCCCAAAACAAGCCGCAACCAGTACCTGTGGCTCCGAAATTTGTTGAACAAACACCCCCTTCGCCTGCCCCGACTCCAATCCAAAACAAGCCGCAACCAGTACCTGTGGCTCCGAAATTTGTTGAGCCAACACCCCCTTCACCTGCCCCAATCCCTCAACCAAAAGCTTCTCCTACTCCTCAACCTCCCAATACACCACCATCCGTTACCCCTCCAAAATTAGATCTAACTCCTCCAAAAGTCGTTACACCAGAACCAACTTCTCCAAAAGTAACCACACCAGAACTAACTTCTCCAGAGCCAGAATTGCCAAAAGAACCGACAGATACCAGTGCGAGCGTAGATTTTTTCTCCACACAAATTAATGGCATCCTCAACAATCAAGCTGCCCCTAAACCTGAAACAAAGCAGGAACAGCCAACTCCAGAGCCGACGAATACTAATGCGACAATAAATGCTTTCGCTGCACAGATTAATAGCATCCTCACTAATCAAGTGTCCGTCGAGACCCCGACAAACCAGGAACAGCCAATTGAGGTGATGGCTTCGCCAATTCCAGATGTTATTGAGCTACCTAGTCCACCACCACAGACAACTCCCGTTACAACACCACAGCCATCAGCTTACTCTGCACCTCAAACCCAATCGTCTGAACGTCAGCAACATCAACATGTTGTCCCCGATGATAGAGCTGCTCAGATACAACAATTTCGGGATTTGATGTGGAATGAAGAAGTGCTGCGTTTACGTCAGACAAATGCTCAGCTTGATCGCCAATTGCTGCAAATTGATCAATATATCGCTTCATCCCAACAACCCCTCGATGAGTTGTTGCCGCTAATGACTGACCTGGTGCAGCTGAAAATTCAAGAGGCTAAATCTGTACCGGAATCTGTTGAACCTGTCATTGTCCAGTCCTCAAATTCTTCAGAATCTCCACGGCCAATATCGAAGCCGAGACGTTTTCCTTGGCGAGGTCTTTTGGTTGGATTATTTGTACTTTCGTTGATTCCGATTGGATTGTATGGCTATTGGTTAAGACGAATCTATTTATTTGAGCAAGAGGTGGCGATCGCCTTACAAACAACGCCAGAACTTGCTCTATATCGCCTCACACCAGATATCAGCCCAGATATTCGCGATAAGACGCTTTATCTCACTGGCCGCTTACCAAGACAAGAACTCAGTGACCAAGCGGCGGCGATCGCCCGTCAGACTTTGCCAGATTTTGAGCTGAGCAACAATATTTTGGTGATTGAAGAACCTTTAGATAAAGCCCAACGCCAAGCTGAAATCGAGAAAATATTGACTCCCCTCAATAGCGTTAATGGCATTCAAGTAGATGCCCAACTCGACGGCGATCGCGTTACCCTTGCCGGCACTGTTTTACAAGCTGACGATATTACAACGATTATTGAGGCCGTCGAGCAAATCAACGGCATCGAACAAATTACGAATAATATCCAAGTCGAGACCCAGCCTATTAGTACCCGTGTCTATTTCGACCAAAACTCCGCTGTCGTCAAACCTCGTGATATTGACCAGAAATTATTATTAGTCAAACAATACCTTGCCCGATATCCCAACATCAATCTCCGCATCATTGGCTATCAACACCCCACCGAATACACTGCCGATGTTGCTCTAAAACGTGTGCAAGCAGTGCAATTGCTCCTTGAAGATAAAGGCATTGATCGTCGTCGAATCATTGCTTTTGGCGTTAAGCAGCCTCCACCAGATATCACCTCAGATGATCCCATTTGGTTAAGCCGAACCGTAATTTTCGACATTGCCCGAGATACTTCTAATGCTGGCAACCCCTAA
- a CDS encoding universal stress protein — protein MFKTILFPIDQSREARDAAETVVNLVKTCQSRLVLLSVVEPSAPEGDAKNVMNSEEAVAKLLKGAHDLFEKSGIEADTIEREGMPSFTICDVADEIEADLIVMGCRGMGLTNDGAAESVTSKVTNLSPCPVLVVP, from the coding sequence ATGTTTAAAACGATTCTTTTTCCGATTGATCAGAGCCGCGAAGCCCGTGATGCCGCAGAAACGGTGGTAAATCTCGTGAAAACGTGTCAAAGTCGCCTAGTGTTATTGTCGGTTGTCGAGCCATCAGCACCAGAAGGTGATGCAAAAAATGTCATGAACTCTGAGGAAGCCGTCGCAAAGTTACTGAAAGGTGCTCACGATTTATTTGAAAAGTCTGGTATCGAAGCAGATACGATTGAGCGTGAAGGGATGCCGTCGTTTACGATTTGCGATGTCGCAGATGAGATTGAAGCAGATCTGATTGTGATGGGATGCCGAGGTATGGGATTAACGAATGATGGTGCAGCAGAGAGTGTTACCAGTAAGGTAACTAATCTTTCGCCGTGTCCCGTTTTAGTCGTGCCCTAA
- a CDS encoding DUF4327 family protein produces MIESTLAFSTPFFTSLSQIRGEVQALVERNLVRRNQSLYCLCEFIPPREWNSVESELERCDYLLRDCIGDLLSAEKWEND; encoded by the coding sequence ATGATCGAGTCTACTCTCGCTTTCTCGACGCCTTTCTTCACGTCCCTTAGTCAAATACGCGGAGAGGTGCAGGCCTTAGTTGAACGAAACCTTGTACGCCGCAATCAATCCCTCTATTGTCTCTGTGAATTTATTCCACCCCGTGAATGGAACAGTGTGGAGTCTGAGCTAGAGAGATGTGATTATTTATTACGGGATTGTATCGGTGATTTATTAAGCGCAGAAAAATGGGAAAACGATTAA
- the cutA gene encoding divalent-cation tolerance protein CutA, whose amino-acid sequence MKDKEAIAVVTTTGNLEEAQRIAREIVDEKLAACAQITPIESIYRWQGDVHHSPEFKVVFKTVSVNYEAIEKVILARHSYELPEIYAIALAQSYAPYAEWISANTETLA is encoded by the coding sequence ATGAAGGATAAAGAGGCGATCGCCGTAGTCACGACCACAGGAAATTTAGAAGAAGCCCAACGAATTGCGCGGGAGATTGTGGACGAAAAACTCGCAGCCTGTGCTCAGATTACGCCGATCGAAAGTATTTACCGTTGGCAAGGTGATGTGCACCATTCGCCAGAATTTAAAGTGGTCTTTAAAACTGTCTCTGTAAATTACGAGGCGATCGAGAAAGTAATTTTGGCTAGACATTCCTACGAGCTACCAGAGATTTATGCGATCGCCTTGGCCCAGAGTTATGCACCCTATGCAGAATGGATTTCCGCAAATACCGAAACCCTAGCGTAG